In Malassezia vespertilionis chromosome 8, complete sequence, a genomic segment contains:
- the CTI6 gene encoding Histone deacetylase complex subunit (EggNog:ENOG503NYTJ; BUSCO:EOG09260NE0; COG:S), with amino-acid sequence MASDEQNEAQGQGEYGAQHWPRAILDTATDDFEMEAGDTKDDAPAAPNDAHRSEHQAAAEEEEDKYAIDEEQHTSIDQQDPPIKEDELEEHTGAEASDAASDTNRDVGARRLRRTHGAEGSAKGDVLDADAFGKGIEYDEQDDSEGVTRCVCGSTDENVGLMIQCETCKCWQHCACMGMHTEEDCPDVYFCEQCRPENHIELLRSLGFLPPPKVVKRGASRSSRVALAKEHARELNDAREAIRVMAQENVARLRAEAGAAEERTSPSARRTRKHSPDADARVPPKRRSTMNSREFGGDGWEHIPPSLLQPEEYDARELDSPEDSLRKRKRIVDEPPSLEPEGVADAGKRRRTQEANRNARDTPDIERREVLQHEPRAASHAPRSKHDAPIPMRAREIVRASRDVGSRQGTPTPGDGGAKSAPSTLPEHLAHLAYLVPPLPGEEKEGKSEAKVPGLPEPFALVAVMDTATKIRYPQKRMTLSEMRKRIRTIGDYVARVQIEAVEREKRVQFLARIMGGESDERAVAPAPNAVPLSMQLAEQLTRDLTAFQRRFGVASVASRALTELEMEQVDA; translated from the coding sequence atggcgtCTGACGAGCAAAACGAAGCGCAAGGGCAGGGCGAATATGGGGCGCAGCATTGGCCGCGTGCTATACTAGACACAGCCACAGACGATTTCGAAATGGAAGCGGGGGATACAAAAGACGATGCTCCTGCCGCTCCGAACGATGCGCATCGTTCGGAGCaccaagcggcggcggaggaggaggaggacaAGTATGCTATCGACGAGGAGCAACATACCAGTATTGACCAGCAAGATCCTCCAATCAAGGAGGACGAACTGGAAGAACACACGGGTGCAGAGGCATCCGACGCCGCCTCCGATACAAACCGCGACGTCGGAGCacgccgtttgcgcaggacgcacggcgctgaAGGCTCCGCCAAAGGGGACGTGCTGGATGCTGATGCTTTTGGAAAAGGCATCGAGTACGACGAGCAGGACGATAGCGAGGGCGTGACGCGCTGTGTGTGCGGCAGCACCGACGAGAACGTCGGTCTGATGATCCAGTGCGAGACATGCAAGTGCTggcagcactgcgcgtgcatggGCATGCATACCGAAGAAGACTGTCCCGACGTGTACTTCTGCGAGCAATGCAGGCCAGAGAATCATATCGAGCTGCTCCGCTCGCTGGGCTTCCTTCCTCCGCCCAAAGTCGTAaaacgcggcgcgagcCGAAGCagtcgcgtcgcgctggccaaagaacacgcgcgcgagctgaaCGATGCGAGAGAAGCAATCCGCGTCATGGCACAGGAAAACgtggcgcgcctgcgcgccgaggcgggcgctgcagaggAGCGCACGAGTCcttcggcgcggcgcacacgcaagcACTCGCCcgatgcagacgcacgcgtgccgccgaaacggcgcagcacgatGAACTCGCGCGAGTTTGGTGGCGATGGCTGGGAGCATATCccgccgtcgctgctgcagccAGAAGAATACGATGCTCGCGAACTGGATTCTCCAGAGGACAGTCTTCGCAAGCGTAAGCGCATCGTGGACGAGCCCCCGAGTTTGGAGCCCGAGGGTGTTGCCGACGCTGGGAAACGGCGGCGTACACAGGAAGCGAAccgcaatgcgcgcgatacGCCGGATATTGAGCGACGCGAAGTGTTGCagcacgagccgcgcgctgcgagccATGCACCACGGAgcaagcacgacgcaccCATCCcgatgcgtgcgcgtgAAATTGTGCGTGCGAGTCGCGATGTAGGGAGCcggcaaggcacgccgacgccgggcgatggcggcgcaaaaagtgcgccaagcacgctGCCCGAGCATCTTGCGCATCTTGCGTACCTTGTCCCGCCATTGCCCGGCGAAGAGAAGGAGGGTAAGAGCGAGGCCAAGGTGCCTGGACTGCCCGAGCCGTTTGCTTTGGTCGCGGTCATGGACACTGCCACCAAGATTCGATACCCCCAAAAACGGATGACGCTGAGCGAGATGCGCAAGCGAATCCGCACGATCGGAGACTATGTCGCCCGCGTACAGATCGAGGCGGTGGAGCGCGAAAAACGAGTCCAATTTCTTGCCAGGATCATGGGCGGGGAGAGCGATGAACGGGCTGTGGCTCCGGCTCCGAATGCGGTGCCACTTAGtatgcagcttgccgagcagctcacACGCGACTTGACGGCATTTCAAAGGCGGTTTGGCGTGGCGAGTGTAGCGTCACGCGCACTGACTGAATTAGAGATGGAGCAAGTGGATGCGTAG
- a CDS encoding uncharacterized protein (BUSCO:EOG09260MBW; COG:A; EggNog:ENOG503NXAZ), producing the protein MLEFTPLSGPYVPREGKKSKDVLDEERPKALAYLIEIDGYRILLDCGAPEDYIFAPLPIDDETMDTDEQPVPFAGTLPKILERIAPSIDIVLLTHAEISHLGLYAYARAKLGLQCPAFATLPVQTMGRLATTEAVRAWSAEADLGKPMRLLPTENEVDEAFEALRTLRYLQPTPLDGKGAGLVLTAYNAGHSLGGTVWKLRSPSMGTVVLALDWNHNRERHLDGTALLPSLTTQDAAHSTAGSVGRADVLVTDIERGLLTNSRRKDRDAALLDRIHHTLVNGHSVLIPVDSAARLLELLVLLDQHWAYAYAHQRYPLCLVSHTGQEFVERARTFLEWMSREWAAQLLADDAGKGRRRQKQLASLKSPLDFPFLRYYSSVDAMKAALTHSQPKVVVATPASITHGPARALLSDFLPNPESLVLLLSRGEPGSVMRTLWERWNTQQEDGDAWRRGKVGAPASPGGQVTYELRRRVRLTGEELRAYLEREQQAKEHEAQQQRAPARPRPQLEADEEESSSSSDSSDEEQVVPIDAHRMRTIAPDRLGAQDSARQVSFDIYLRGHASRAPLDERAAYGAGAHYRMYPFVERKRKVDGYGEAINTARWINQRRRLHEEHEEQLDPAWRTETKQVKKPVAQPEPPSKYTVQQHTVPLRSHLMYVDMEGLNDGRALKTLIPQLQPRRLIMVNGDAATNADLLSMLLSVRGMSQDIYAPRPGATVRISGLAHAYSVKLGDAILSGARWSKVEEYNLVHIHAVPEFTADGEAPTLVRAVPETEAQHSASAALSTLYIGDLKLSALKALLARKHRIRADFAGEGVLVCDGAQGQRAKRDEQRSVTVTKGGHGKIVVEGNLSTSLGRVRQSVYDLYAQVHQ; encoded by the coding sequence ATGCTCGAATTCACGCCGCTTTCCGGGCCGTACGTGCCGCGGGAAGGGAAGAAGAGCAAGGATGTtttggacgaggagcgTCCAAAAGCGCTTGCGTACCTGATCGAGATAGATGGGTACCGCATCCTTCTGgactgcggcgcgccggaagaCTACATCTTTGCGCCATTGCCGATCGACGACGAAACTATGGATACGGACGAGCAGCCTGTGCCCTTCGCTGGCACACTGCCCAAGATTCTTGAGCGCATAGCACCCAGCATCGATATTGTACTGCTTACCCACGCAGAGATCTCGCACCTTGGGCTGTATGcgtacgcacgcgcaaagcTGGGTTTGCAGTGCCCTGCGTTTGCGACACTTCCCGTGCAGACCATGGGGCGTCTCGCGACGACCGAggctgtgcgtgcgtggAGCGCAGAGGCGGATCTCGGGAAGCCCATGCGCCTGCTCCCGACGGAGAACGAGGTGGACGAAGCGTTCGAGGCGCTACGTACACTCCGCTATTTACAGCCCACGCCGCTTGACGGCAAAGGCGCAGGCCTCGTCCTCACCGCGTACAATGCAGGACATTCGCTGGGCGGCACAGTATGGaagctgcgctcgccgtcCATGGGCACcgtcgtgcttgcgctcgactGGAACCATAACCGCGAGCGCCACTTGGACGGCACCGCACTGCTCCCTTCGCTGACCACccaagacgctgcgcactcTACGGCCGGCTCGGTTGGGCGTGCCGACGTGCTTGTGACAGACATCGAGCGTGGCCTGCTGACCAactcgcggcgcaaggaccgcgacgctgcactgctcgaCCGCATCCACCACACGCTCGTCAACGGGCACTCGGTCCTGATTCCTGTagacagcgccgcgcgccttttggAACTCTTAGTTCTATTGGATCAGCACTGGGCGTATGCATATGCACACCAACGATACCCCCTGTGTCTCGTGAGCCACACGGGCCAGGAAtttgtcgagcgcgcgcgcacgttTCTCGAGTGGATGTCGCGCGAATGGGCGgcacagctgcttgcggacGATGCCGGCAAAGgacggcgccgccagaAACAGCTCGCTTCGCTGAAATCTCCCCTCGATTTTCCGTTTCTGCGGTACTATTCCTCTGTCGATGCAATGAAAGCCGCACTCACACACTCACAGCCAAAGGTCGTGGTCGCAACCCCAGCGTCGATCACGCATGggcctgcgcgcgctttgctcTCCGACTTTTTGCCCAACCCCGAGTCGCTCGTTTTGCTTCtctcgcgcggcgagccggGAAGTGTGATGCGGACGCTGTGGGAGCGCTGGAATACCCAGCAGGAGGATGGCGacgcttggcgccgcggcaaagtcggcgcgccagcgagTCCAGGCGGACAAGTCACGTACgaactgcgccgcagggtGCGTCTTACTggcgaggagctgcgcgcctacttggagcgcgagcagcaagcCAAGGAGCACGaagcacagcagcagcgcgctccCGCGCGTCCCCGGCCACAGCTGGAAGCAGACGAGGAGGagtcgagcagctccagTGATtccagcgacgaggagcaggTCGTGCCGATCGACGCGCACAGGATGCGCACGATTGCGCCGGACCGCCTCGGCGCACAGgacagcgcgcgccaagtatCCTTTGACATTTATCTGCGCGGCCatgcaagccgcgcgcctttggacgagcgcgctgcatacggcgcaggcgcacacTACCGCATGTACCCAtttgtcgagcgcaagcgcaaagtAGATGGGTATGGCGAGGCGATCAataccgcgcgctggatcaaCCAGCGCCGGCGTCTGCACGAGGAGCAcgaggagcagctggatcctgcttggcgcaccgAGACGAAGCAAGTAAAGAAGCCCGTTGCACAGCCCGAGCCGCCGTCCAAGTATACAGTGCAACAGCACaccgtgccgctgcgcagccaCTTGATGTACGTGGACATGGAAGGCTTGAACGACGGGCGTGCGCTCAAGACACTCATTCCTCAGCtgcagccgcggcgcctgATTATGGTCAATGGCGACGCCGCGACGAATGCAGACCTGCTATCCATGCTTCTTTCTGTGCGCGGAATGTCCCAGGATATttacgcgccgcgccccggcgcgacggtgcgcaTCAGCGGGCTTGCCCACGCGTACAGCGtcaagctcggcgatgCGATCCTCtctggcgcgcgctggagcaaAGTCGAGGAGTACAATCTTGTGCACATCCATGCCGTCCCGGAATTTACCGCGGACGGCGAAGCACCGACGCtggtgcgcgccgtgcccgaGACCGAAGCGCAACACTCCGCCTCTGCCGCACTCTCGACGCTGTACATTGGCGACTTGAAGCTGTCTGCACtcaaggcgctgctcgcgcgcaagcaccgaaTCCGCGCAGACTTTGCGGGGGAAGGTGTCTTGGTCTGCGACGGCGCCCAAGgacagcgcgccaagagggacgagcagcgcagcgtcacCGTCACCAAGGGGGGGCACGGCAAGATTGTGGTCGAGGGCAACCTCTCCACGAGCTTGgggcgcgtgcgccaatCTGTGTATGATTTGTATGCACAGGTGCACCAGTAG
- a CDS encoding uncharacterized protein (BUSCO:EOG092642CB; COG:J; EggNog:ENOG503NXKC): MQQQSDAEADVASWTPLSQRVGLITRKMGMTTLFTPDGKKTPATVLYVDGNQISKHIGVDELHDPGTQPYIAVQVAAVDARASNITNPMRGHLRAAGITDPKRILREFRVTRDALVPLGTKLSAAHFVPGQEVDVRAITRGKGFAGVMKRHNFAGGNATHGASLAHRTPGSIGNNQDPGRVFPGKRMPGRMGGTAHRTVQNLRVLRVDLRNELVFVKGPVPGPDGGIVEVRDALKNLVKSAYYTYRKGKTSTGALLDPANGVAQYLGNGLQDLPFPAGTDALAAALPDVVEADKEAL; this comes from the coding sequence ATGCAGCAACAGAGCGATGCAGAGGCGGACGTTGCTTCTTGGACGCCGCTTTCGCAGCGTGTGGGTCTCATCACGCGCAAAATGGGCATGACTACGCTGTTCACGCCGGACGGAAAAAAGACGCCCGCAACGGTGCTGTATGTAGACGGCAACCAGATCTCGAAACACATTGGGGTGGATGAGCTGCATGATCCCGGGACGCAGCCGTACATTGCGGTGCAAGTTGCGGCGGTCGATGCGCGTGCCAGCAACATCACGAACCCCATGCGCGGtcatttgcgcgcggcgggcaTCACGGACCCCAAGCGTATTTTGCGCGAGTTTCGTGTGACGCGTGATGCACTTGTTCCGCTCGGCACCAAACTTTCTGCCGCGCACTTTGTGCCGGGCCAGGAagtcgacgtgcgcgccatTACGCGCGGCAAAGGATTTGCCGGTGTGATGAAGCGGCACAACTTTGCCGGCGGCAATGCAACGCACGGTGCTTctttggcgcaccgcacacCCGGCTCCATCGGAAATAATCAGGACCCCGGGCGTGTATTCCCCGGAAAGCGCATGCCCGGTCGCATGggcggcactgcgcaccgcacggTCCAAAACCTGCGTGTATTGCGCGTCGATCTTCGCAATGAGCTCGTCTTTGTCAAAGGACCCGTGCCTGGACCCGACGGCGGCATCGTCGAAgtccgcgacgcgctgaAAAACCTGGTCAAGAGCGCCTACTACACCTACCGAAAAGGCAAGACCTCCAccggtgcgctgctcgatcCTGCCaatggcgtcgcgcagtACCTCGGCAACGGGCTGCAGGACCTGCCATTTCCCGCAGGCACagatgcgctcgccgctgcgctgcccGACGTGGTCGAAGCGGACAAAGAGGCGCTCTAG